In a genomic window of Bacteroidota bacterium:
- a CDS encoding conjugal transfer protein TraR: MAKKGSKSVVKSTVAIMKEKAAKRVKQAKKGKVGAIKRSTGKPANKSVTTKAKQPVPTKQYSERDLKHFKEIILEKKTEMMEELETLKETMMDVTTGEYVSESSTYSLHMEQGTDAMEREKTFLFASRGSKFVNQLDDALARIDNGTYGVCRVCQLLVPKERLEAVPTAQTCAEYKNTNVPCERGRTALAKMKKR; the protein is encoded by the coding sequence ATGGCGAAAAAGGGGTCGAAATCAGTGGTCAAGTCAACCGTGGCGATTATGAAAGAGAAAGCAGCAAAGCGGGTGAAGCAGGCGAAAAAGGGAAAAGTTGGAGCGATCAAGCGTTCAACCGGCAAACCGGCAAACAAGTCCGTCACCACCAAAGCGAAGCAGCCGGTTCCTACAAAGCAGTATAGCGAACGGGATCTGAAGCATTTCAAGGAGATCATCCTTGAGAAGAAGACAGAGATGATGGAAGAACTTGAAACGCTCAAAGAGACGATGATGGATGTGACCACGGGTGAGTACGTGAGCGAGAGTTCCACCTATTCTCTTCACATGGAGCAGGGAACGGATGCCATGGAACGCGAGAAGACGTTTCTCTTTGCCTCTCGCGGCAGTAAGTTTGTCAATCAATTGGATGACGCACTCGCCAGAATTGACAATGGAACGTACGGTGTTTGCCGCGTATGCCAGCTTCTTGTGCCGAAAGAGCGGCTGGAGGCAGTGCCAACAGCGCAAACGTGTGCAGAGTATAAGAACACGAATGTTCCCTGTGAACGCGGCCGCACAGCGCTGGCAAAAATGAAAAAGCGTTGA
- the lspA gene encoding signal peptidase II, with protein MRVLWLTFAIVVVDQVSKLLVKGISIPWLGINIQGMRYGYSTPVLGDFFRLTYIENPGMAFGIDIGGKLFFSIFSIILSIGILYYLYRERGEKLGFRISLALILGGAIGNLIDRTFYGVLFGEGPLFYGRVVDFFDVDFFNINILGYSLTRWPVFNVADAAVTIGIVLLLFVHRSHEAAPKDIPPPALQEISPDETRHPSPAESNKALR; from the coding sequence GTGCGTGTTCTATGGCTTACGTTTGCCATTGTTGTTGTTGACCAGGTTTCGAAACTTCTGGTCAAGGGAATCAGCATTCCCTGGCTCGGAATCAACATTCAGGGCATGCGATACGGGTACAGCACTCCGGTGCTGGGCGATTTTTTTCGCCTCACCTATATCGAAAATCCGGGCATGGCCTTTGGCATTGATATCGGGGGGAAGCTTTTCTTCTCCATCTTTTCAATCATCCTGAGTATCGGAATCCTCTACTATTTGTATCGGGAGCGGGGAGAAAAGTTGGGATTCCGGATTTCCCTTGCGCTCATCCTCGGCGGCGCGATCGGAAATCTGATCGACAGAACCTTCTACGGCGTTCTCTTTGGTGAGGGTCCGTTGTTCTACGGCAGGGTAGTGGATTTTTTCGACGTGGACTTTTTCAATATCAACATTCTCGGATATTCTCTCACACGATGGCCTGTGTTCAATGTTGCAGATGCTGCGGTGACGATAGGCATCGTGTTGCTGTTGTTTGTGCATCGTTCCCATGAAGCGGCCCCAAAGGATATTCCGCCGCCCGCACTTCAGGAGATCTCTCCCGACGAAACCCGTCATCCTTCGCCTGCGGAATCAAACAAAGCTCTGCGTTAG
- a CDS encoding RluA family pseudouridine synthase: MPTEIEIIVPSGKKKERLDVFLTHHVENATRNKVQRAIEQRMVLVNGKAVRPSHQVAPGEKIHVILPKPLPQKALPENIPLDILFEDDELLVVNKPAGMVTHPAHGNYTGTLVNALLFYCNQLSTVNDATRPGIVHRLDKDTSGLMVVAKTDAAHANLAKQFSARTVQREYWALVWGSFKERRGIIEASLGRSKSDRKKIAVVANGKHAVTEYEVVERFDYLSLIRLKLRTGRTHQIRVHLAHINHPVFGDPTYSGRRIVAGSGSFEQKTEVQQLLRLILRQSLHAKTLGFVHPKTQTEIFFDSDLPADFSSILARLRAH, from the coding sequence ATGCCCACTGAAATCGAGATCATCGTTCCTTCGGGCAAAAAGAAAGAAAGGCTTGATGTCTTTCTCACACATCATGTCGAGAATGCAACGCGCAACAAGGTGCAGCGCGCCATCGAGCAAAGAATGGTTCTGGTGAACGGCAAGGCTGTCCGACCCAGCCATCAAGTCGCTCCCGGTGAAAAGATTCACGTAATTCTGCCGAAACCGCTTCCTCAAAAAGCGTTGCCCGAGAACATTCCTCTTGACATCCTTTTTGAAGACGACGAATTACTTGTGGTGAACAAACCTGCAGGTATGGTAACGCATCCCGCGCACGGAAACTATACCGGCACACTCGTAAACGCCCTGCTGTTTTACTGCAATCAACTCTCGACAGTAAACGACGCGACACGTCCCGGCATCGTTCACCGGCTGGACAAGGATACCTCGGGGCTGATGGTTGTTGCCAAAACTGACGCCGCGCATGCAAACCTCGCCAAGCAGTTTTCCGCAAGAACTGTTCAGCGGGAATATTGGGCACTGGTGTGGGGAAGCTTCAAGGAACGAAGGGGAATCATCGAAGCTTCATTGGGGAGAAGTAAGTCCGACAGAAAGAAGATTGCTGTAGTCGCGAATGGCAAACATGCAGTTACGGAATACGAAGTTGTTGAGAGATTCGACTATCTGTCACTGATTCGCTTGAAACTTCGGACCGGCCGAACGCATCAGATCAGGGTTCATCTTGCCCACATCAACCATCCCGTTTTCGGTGATCCGACCTACAGTGGTCGCCGGATCGTTGCCGGATCGGGATCCTTCGAGCAGAAAACCGAAGTTCAGCAGTTGCTCAGGCTCATTTTACGTCAATCGCTTCACGCGAAGACGCTCGGCTTTGTCCACCCGAAAACACAGACGGAAATTTTTTTTGATTCCGACCTTCCAGCCGATTTTTCGTCAATTTTAGCCCGTTTGAGGGCCCATTGA